Proteins encoded in a region of the Streptomyces sp. NBC_01298 genome:
- a CDS encoding Rieske 2Fe-2S domain-containing protein encodes MTAIEEEPRVIEAAAVPTRFARGWHCLGLAAAFKDGAPHEIEAFGTKLVVFQGAESGELSVLNAHCPHMGGNLAHGTVKGDTVACPFHDWRWSGDGRCAAIPYARRVPPRARTRAWTSLEQSGQLYVWHDPEGNPPPPEVTIPVIEGVGDPEWSDWSWNFLRVENSNCREIVDNVVDMAHFYYVHYAFPHYFKNVFDGHVATQYMESTPRGDVDLGTLSTGGGLRSDASYHGPSYMIDTLWSDIGGGVELESVLINCHYPIDENSFMLMYGTIVKKLPGMSDEQAAEAARLTSEGLAVGFEQDVEIWKNKARIDNPLLTEEDGPVYQLRRWYEQFYVDAADVKDEMVRRFEFEIDTARATAAWKAEVAENLARRAAGTP; translated from the coding sequence GTGACCGCAATCGAAGAAGAGCCCCGCGTCATCGAAGCGGCCGCCGTGCCGACCCGGTTCGCCCGGGGCTGGCACTGCCTCGGCCTCGCCGCCGCCTTCAAGGACGGCGCCCCCCACGAGATCGAGGCCTTCGGCACGAAGCTCGTGGTCTTCCAGGGCGCCGAGAGCGGGGAGCTGAGCGTCCTGAACGCCCACTGCCCCCACATGGGCGGCAACCTCGCCCACGGCACCGTCAAGGGCGACACCGTCGCCTGCCCCTTCCACGACTGGCGCTGGTCCGGGGACGGCCGCTGCGCCGCCATCCCCTACGCCCGCCGCGTCCCGCCGCGCGCCAGGACCCGCGCCTGGACCAGCCTGGAGCAGAGCGGCCAGCTCTACGTCTGGCACGACCCGGAGGGCAACCCGCCGCCGCCCGAGGTCACGATCCCCGTCATCGAGGGCGTCGGCGACCCCGAGTGGAGCGACTGGAGCTGGAACTTCCTGCGCGTCGAGAACTCCAACTGCCGCGAGATCGTCGACAACGTCGTCGACATGGCGCACTTCTACTACGTGCACTACGCCTTCCCGCACTACTTCAAGAACGTCTTCGACGGTCACGTCGCCACCCAGTACATGGAGTCCACCCCGCGCGGCGACGTGGACCTCGGCACCCTCTCCACCGGCGGCGGCCTGCGCTCGGACGCCTCGTACCACGGCCCCTCCTACATGATCGACACGCTGTGGAGCGACATCGGCGGCGGGGTCGAACTCGAATCGGTCCTCATCAACTGCCATTACCCGATCGACGAGAACAGCTTCATGCTCATGTACGGGACCATCGTCAAGAAGCTCCCCGGCATGAGCGACGAACAGGCCGCCGAGGCCGCCCGCCTCACCTCCGAGGGCCTCGCCGTCGGCTTCGAGCAGGACGTCGAGATCTGGAAGAACAAGGCGCGCATCGACAACCCCCTCCTCACCGAGGAGGACGGCCCCGTCTACCAGCTCCGCCGCTGGTACGAGCAGTTCTACGTGGACGCCGCCGACGTCAAGGACGAGATGGTCCGCCGCTTCGAGTTCGAGATCGACACCGCCCGCGCCACCGCCGCCTGGAAGGCCGAGGTCGCCGAGAACCTCGCCCGCCGCGCGGCCGGGACCCCGTGA
- the dmpG gene encoding 4-hydroxy-2-oxovalerate aldolase: MTGYSTYSDTLDIRITDSSLRDGSHAKRHQFTGEDVRSIVSALDGAGVPVIEVTHGDGLGGSSFNYGFSKTPEQELIKIAADTARHAKIAFLMLPGLGVMDDIRAAHGNGGQICRIATHCTEADISVQHFGLAREMGLETVGFLMMAHSTTPENLARQARIMADAGCQCVYVVDSAGAMVMDEVTDRVAALVAELGPDAQVGFHGHENLGLGVGNSVAAVRAGALQIDGSTRRLGAGAGNTPVEAFAAVCRKMGIRTGIDVLKIIDAAEDVVRPVMDDECTLDRMALLMGHAGVYSSFLKHAYRQAERYGVSGAQILLRAGERRLVGGQEDQLIDIAVELAAEAR, translated from the coding sequence GTGACCGGCTACTCGACCTACTCCGACACCCTCGACATCCGGATCACCGACTCCTCCCTGCGCGACGGCTCGCACGCCAAGCGCCACCAGTTCACGGGCGAGGACGTACGGTCGATCGTCTCCGCCCTCGACGGCGCGGGGGTCCCCGTCATCGAGGTCACGCACGGCGACGGACTCGGCGGATCCTCCTTCAACTACGGCTTCTCGAAGACCCCCGAACAGGAACTCATCAAGATCGCCGCCGATACGGCGCGCCACGCGAAGATCGCCTTCCTGATGCTCCCGGGGCTCGGCGTCATGGACGACATCCGCGCCGCCCACGGCAACGGCGGGCAGATCTGCCGGATCGCCACCCACTGCACCGAGGCCGACATCTCCGTCCAGCACTTCGGACTCGCCCGCGAGATGGGCCTGGAGACCGTCGGCTTCCTGATGATGGCCCACTCCACCACCCCCGAGAACCTGGCCCGTCAGGCCCGGATCATGGCCGACGCCGGCTGCCAGTGCGTGTACGTGGTCGACTCGGCCGGAGCCATGGTCATGGACGAGGTCACCGACCGGGTCGCGGCGCTCGTCGCCGAACTCGGCCCCGACGCCCAGGTCGGCTTCCACGGCCACGAGAACCTCGGCCTGGGCGTGGGCAATTCCGTCGCCGCCGTCCGCGCCGGCGCGCTCCAGATCGACGGTTCCACGCGGCGCCTCGGCGCGGGCGCGGGGAACACGCCCGTCGAGGCCTTCGCCGCCGTCTGCCGGAAGATGGGCATCCGTACCGGCATCGACGTCCTGAAGATCATCGACGCGGCCGAGGACGTGGTCCGCCCCGTCATGGACGACGAGTGCACCCTCGACCGCATGGCCCTGCTCATGGGCCACGCCGGGGTCTACTCCAGCTTCCTCAAGCACGCCTACCGGCAGGCCGAGCGCTACGGGGTCTCCGGCGCGCAGATCCTCCTGCGCGCGGGCGAGCGCCGCCTCGTCGGCGGCCAGGAGGACCAGCTCATCGACATCGCGGTCGAACTCGCCGCCGAAGCGCGCTGA
- a CDS encoding SDR family oxidoreductase yields MGLAEGRVVIVTGAGRGLGRAHALAFAAEGARIVVNDLGVGLDGLPGPESPAALVVAEIRAMGGEAVAHGGDIATAQGAASLVETAVSTFGRLDTLVNNAGFLRDRMLVNLDEDDWDAVMRVHLKGHFLPLKHAAAYWRAEAKEGRQVAARVVNTSSGAGLLGSVGQGNYSAAKAGILGLTLVSAAEMGRYGVQVNAIAPAARTRMTEQTFADTMAAPEAGAFDAMAAENVSPLVVWLGSDASAGVTGRVFEAEGGRITVMEGWRPGPTADRGARWTPSEAGEATTKLLSESEPPQPVYGAR; encoded by the coding sequence ATGGGACTTGCCGAAGGCCGTGTGGTCATCGTGACGGGCGCCGGACGGGGGCTGGGCCGGGCCCACGCGCTGGCCTTCGCCGCGGAGGGGGCGCGGATCGTGGTCAACGACCTCGGCGTCGGCCTGGACGGGCTGCCGGGCCCGGAGAGCCCGGCGGCGCTGGTCGTCGCAGAGATCCGGGCCATGGGCGGGGAGGCCGTGGCGCACGGCGGTGACATCGCCACGGCACAAGGCGCGGCGTCGCTGGTCGAGACGGCCGTCTCGACTTTCGGGCGGCTGGACACCCTCGTCAACAACGCGGGGTTCCTGCGCGACCGGATGCTCGTGAACCTGGACGAGGACGACTGGGACGCCGTGATGCGGGTCCACCTGAAGGGGCACTTCCTGCCGCTGAAGCACGCGGCGGCGTACTGGCGGGCCGAGGCGAAGGAGGGCCGGCAGGTCGCCGCCCGGGTCGTGAACACCTCCTCGGGGGCCGGGCTGCTCGGGTCCGTGGGCCAGGGCAACTACAGCGCGGCCAAGGCGGGGATCCTGGGGCTGACCCTGGTGTCGGCCGCCGAAATGGGCCGCTACGGGGTCCAGGTCAACGCGATCGCCCCCGCGGCGCGGACCCGGATGACGGAGCAGACCTTCGCGGACACCATGGCCGCCCCGGAAGCCGGGGCCTTCGACGCGATGGCCGCGGAGAACGTGTCCCCGCTGGTGGTCTGGCTCGGCTCCGACGCCTCGGCGGGGGTCACGGGTCGCGTCTTCGAGGCGGAGGGCGGCCGCATCACGGTGATGGAGGGCTGGCGCCCCGGCCCCACGGCCGACCGCGGAGCGCGGTGGACTCCGTCGGAGGCGGGCGAGGCGACGACGAAGCTCCTGTCGGAGTCGGAGCCGCCGCAGCCGGTGTACGGGGCGCGATAG
- the hsaA gene encoding 3-hydroxy-9,10-secoandrosta-1,3,5(10)-triene-9,17-dione monooxygenase oxygenase subunit, with product MSDEEVLAAVRALAPALRERSAEAENLRKVPEASIKELAATGFFRLLQPKAHGGYAADPALFYTAVKDIAKACGSTGWVASVVGVHPWHVALYDPRAQEEVWGEDQDTRICSSYAPTGKVTPVDGGFTLSGRWHFSSGCDHADWALLGGLVTDAEGRPVDMRTFLIPRSQYRIDEVWDTVGLRGSGSNDIVVEEVFVPEHRALSFGPVTALQVPGHRLNPEPLYRLPYASVFTTTISTPIVGIAEGAYEDYVSATRERFRISYGQQVAEDPFAQVRIARAASDIDASWLQLRRNVSELYALAERGEELPTPLRTRARRDQVLATERCVAAVDLLMENAGGSAMRTGPNPVQRAWRDVHTGRGHAANDPERALVLFGQGALGLDIQDTML from the coding sequence ATGAGTGACGAAGAGGTCCTCGCAGCGGTCCGCGCCCTCGCCCCCGCCCTCCGCGAGCGCAGCGCCGAGGCCGAAAACCTGCGCAAGGTCCCCGAGGCGAGCATCAAGGAACTCGCCGCCACCGGCTTCTTCCGGCTGCTCCAGCCCAAGGCCCACGGCGGGTACGCCGCCGACCCCGCGCTCTTCTACACCGCCGTCAAGGACATAGCCAAGGCCTGCGGCTCCACCGGCTGGGTCGCCTCCGTCGTCGGCGTCCACCCCTGGCACGTCGCCCTCTACGACCCCCGCGCCCAGGAAGAGGTCTGGGGCGAGGACCAGGACACCCGCATCTGCTCCTCCTACGCCCCCACCGGCAAGGTCACCCCCGTCGACGGGGGCTTCACCCTCAGCGGCCGCTGGCACTTCTCCTCCGGCTGCGACCACGCCGACTGGGCCCTGCTCGGCGGACTGGTCACCGACGCCGAGGGCCGCCCCGTCGACATGCGGACCTTCCTGATCCCGCGCTCCCAGTACCGCATCGACGAGGTCTGGGACACCGTCGGCCTGCGCGGCTCCGGCTCCAACGACATCGTCGTCGAGGAGGTGTTCGTCCCCGAACACCGAGCCCTCAGCTTCGGCCCCGTCACCGCCCTCCAGGTACCCGGCCACCGCCTCAACCCCGAGCCGCTCTACCGGCTCCCGTACGCCTCCGTCTTCACCACCACCATCTCCACCCCCATCGTCGGCATCGCCGAAGGCGCCTACGAGGACTACGTCTCCGCCACCCGCGAACGCTTCCGCATCTCCTACGGCCAGCAGGTCGCCGAGGACCCCTTCGCCCAGGTCCGCATCGCCCGCGCCGCCAGCGACATCGACGCCTCCTGGCTCCAGCTCCGGCGCAACGTCTCCGAGCTCTACGCCCTCGCCGAACGCGGCGAGGAACTCCCCACGCCGCTGCGCACCCGGGCCCGCCGCGACCAGGTCCTCGCCACCGAGCGCTGCGTCGCCGCCGTCGACCTCCTCATGGAGAACGCGGGCGGCAGCGCCATGCGCACCGGCCCCAACCCCGTCCAGCGCGCCTGGCGCGACGTCCACACCGGCCGCGGCCACGCCGCCAACGACCCGGAGCGGGCCCTGGTCCTGTTCGGACAGGGCGCGCTCGGGCTCGACATCCAGGACACCATGCTGTGA
- a CDS encoding ferredoxin--NADP reductase, translating to MSDTDRLTRYRAAEVRSPGPAAARGGATSRLLVRVTDRIQETPEAVSLVLDAELPYRPGQFLTVRVPSPSGEDGAARCYSLAGSPHAGDPLRITVKRVPGGVGSGWLCQDVRIGDELEILPPAGTFTPPDLDRDLLLVAGGSGITPVLSVAKSALVAGAGHVALVYANRDPGSVIFRDELWGLAEEHPGRLTVVHWLETLQGLPTAAQLGPLVAPYAVREAYLCGPAPLMDAAETALLASGGRSRAIHRERYFSLNGDVFAPAVAAPGAGSAVLPPGVAGAGQDAAPAGGATAEVEAEVEFEGVVHTVDWPAGTPLLDVLLAAGVPAPYSCREGACSACCCRVLEGEVAMVRNEVLAPEDLADGYVLACQALPLGDRVRISYDG from the coding sequence ATGTCTGACACCGACCGTCTTACGAGGTACCGCGCCGCGGAGGTACGGAGCCCGGGCCCGGCTGCCGCCCGGGGCGGAGCCACCAGCAGGCTGCTGGTCCGCGTCACGGACCGGATCCAGGAGACCCCCGAGGCGGTCTCCCTCGTACTCGACGCGGAACTCCCTTACCGCCCAGGCCAGTTCCTCACCGTCCGGGTTCCCTCGCCGAGCGGGGAGGACGGCGCGGCCCGCTGCTACTCCCTGGCCGGCTCCCCGCACGCCGGGGACCCGCTGCGCATCACCGTCAAACGGGTCCCCGGCGGCGTCGGCTCCGGCTGGCTGTGCCAGGACGTGCGCATCGGCGACGAGCTGGAGATCCTGCCCCCCGCCGGCACCTTCACCCCGCCCGACCTGGACCGGGACCTGCTGCTCGTGGCGGGCGGCAGCGGCATCACCCCGGTGCTCTCCGTCGCGAAGTCGGCGCTGGTGGCCGGCGCGGGCCACGTCGCGCTGGTGTACGCCAACCGCGACCCCGGCTCGGTGATCTTTCGCGACGAGCTGTGGGGGCTCGCCGAGGAACACCCCGGGCGGCTCACCGTCGTGCACTGGCTGGAGACCCTCCAGGGACTGCCGACCGCCGCGCAGCTGGGCCCGCTCGTGGCCCCGTACGCGGTCCGCGAGGCCTACCTGTGCGGGCCCGCTCCGCTGATGGACGCGGCGGAGACGGCGCTGCTGGCCTCGGGCGGCCGGAGCCGGGCGATCCACCGGGAGCGGTACTTCTCCCTGAACGGGGACGTCTTCGCCCCGGCGGTGGCGGCCCCGGGCGCCGGGAGCGCGGTCCTGCCGCCCGGAGTGGCGGGCGCCGGGCAGGACGCCGCCCCCGCCGGCGGCGCGACCGCGGAGGTGGAGGCGGAGGTGGAGTTCGAGGGGGTCGTGCACACCGTGGACTGGCCCGCCGGGACCCCGCTGCTCGACGTCCTGCTCGCCGCGGGCGTCCCCGCCCCGTACTCCTGCCGCGAAGGCGCCTGCAGTGCCTGCTGCTGCCGGGTGCTGGAGGGGGAGGTGGCGATGGTCCGCAACGAGGTCCTGGCCCCCGAGGACCTGGCCGACGGCTACGTCCTGGCCTGCCAGGCCCTGCCGCTCGGCGACCGCGTCCGCATCAGCTACGACGGCTGA
- the hsaD gene encoding 4,5:9,10-diseco-3-hydroxy-5,9,17-trioxoandrosta-1(10),2-diene-4-oate hydrolase, with the protein MSARGFTYENTSRTVKAGALNLHFHEAGPLDAPVVIMLHGGGPGASGWSNFGGNLPHFAERFRTLLVDQPCYGRSDKPEPDRDYFGFSANAVLALMDELGIERAHLIGNSLGGGTATRLVLDHPERVDKLLLMGPGGISLNLFSADPTEGIKRLFEFSLDPEPTRERMRTFLTTLAHDPAIVTDALVEERYAQATDPEARLGNARMGASFAKWPEAAMLWREAHRISRPVLLTWGREDRVNPVDGAFLALKTIPDARLHVFPHCGHWAQTEAADEFNRLATDFFLH; encoded by the coding sequence GTGAGCGCGCGGGGATTCACGTACGAGAACACCTCCCGCACCGTCAAGGCGGGTGCCCTGAACCTGCACTTCCATGAGGCAGGCCCGCTCGACGCGCCCGTCGTGATCATGCTGCACGGCGGCGGCCCCGGTGCCTCCGGCTGGTCCAACTTCGGTGGCAACCTGCCCCACTTCGCCGAGCGGTTCCGCACCCTGCTCGTCGACCAGCCCTGCTACGGCCGCTCCGACAAACCGGAACCCGACCGCGACTACTTCGGCTTCAGCGCGAACGCCGTCCTCGCCCTCATGGACGAACTCGGCATCGAACGGGCGCACCTCATCGGCAACTCCCTCGGCGGAGGCACCGCCACCCGGCTCGTCCTGGACCACCCCGAACGCGTCGACAAGCTCCTGCTCATGGGCCCCGGCGGGATCTCCCTCAACCTGTTCTCCGCCGACCCCACCGAAGGCATCAAGCGGCTCTTCGAGTTCAGCCTCGACCCCGAGCCCACCCGCGAGCGGATGCGGACCTTCCTCACCACCCTCGCCCACGACCCGGCGATCGTCACCGACGCCCTCGTCGAGGAGCGCTACGCCCAGGCCACCGACCCCGAAGCCAGGCTCGGCAACGCCCGCATGGGCGCCTCCTTCGCCAAGTGGCCCGAGGCCGCCATGCTCTGGCGCGAAGCGCACCGCATCAGCCGCCCCGTCCTGCTGACCTGGGGCCGCGAGGACCGCGTCAACCCGGTCGACGGCGCCTTCCTCGCGCTGAAGACCATCCCCGACGCCCGGCTGCACGTCTTCCCGCACTGCGGGCACTGGGCGCAGACCGAGGCCGCCGACGAGTTCAACCGCCTCGCCACCGACTTCTTCCTCCACTGA
- a CDS encoding IclR family transcriptional regulator, which yields MLDQFMEQVAETELAPLSLLEKAAKVLGAFEGPQPRLSLTEVVRRSGIPRSSAHRILDQLVQLRWLDREGRDYRMGMRMLELGALASHHNRLRRAALPLLHALHEQTGRVVHLSVLDGAEVVYLERIGGSEATSVPSRVGGRMPAYCTAAGKAILAFSDPAAVEHVLAQGLRPRTARTLTRPLALRSELAAVRERGVAYDREESFRGISCVAAPLRGAGRAVAAVSVSSCRGERDPARLAPAVLACARSVWRELYGPGRAGRAAAAPSRDLEPAVSAQAMDNMMGWLRFSEWM from the coding sequence GTGCTCGACCAGTTCATGGAGCAGGTCGCGGAGACCGAGCTCGCGCCGCTTTCGCTGCTGGAGAAGGCCGCGAAGGTGCTGGGCGCCTTCGAGGGGCCACAGCCTCGGCTGTCGCTCACCGAGGTCGTGCGCCGCTCCGGAATCCCACGTTCTTCCGCCCACCGGATCCTCGACCAGCTGGTGCAGTTGCGCTGGCTGGACCGCGAGGGCCGGGACTACCGCATGGGCATGCGCATGCTGGAACTGGGCGCGCTCGCCTCCCACCACAACCGGCTGCGCCGGGCCGCGCTGCCGCTGCTGCACGCGCTGCACGAGCAGACGGGCCGGGTGGTGCACCTGTCGGTGCTCGACGGGGCCGAGGTCGTGTACCTGGAGCGGATCGGCGGCTCGGAGGCCACCTCGGTGCCCTCGCGGGTCGGTGGCCGGATGCCGGCGTACTGCACGGCCGCCGGGAAGGCGATCCTCGCCTTCAGTGATCCCGCCGCGGTGGAGCACGTCCTCGCGCAGGGGCTCCGACCGCGCACCGCGCGCACCCTGACCCGGCCGCTCGCGCTGCGTTCGGAGCTGGCGGCGGTCCGCGAGCGCGGGGTGGCCTACGACCGGGAGGAGAGCTTCCGGGGCATCTCCTGCGTGGCCGCCCCGCTGCGGGGGGCCGGGCGGGCCGTGGCCGCCGTGTCGGTGTCCTCCTGCCGCGGCGAGCGCGACCCGGCCCGGCTGGCGCCGGCGGTACTGGCCTGCGCCCGGTCGGTGTGGCGGGAGCTGTACGGGCCGGGCCGGGCGGGGCGGGCCGCGGCCGCGCCGTCGCGGGACCTGGAGCCGGCGGTCTCCGCTCAGGCGATGGACAACATGATGGGATGGCTGCGGTTCAGCGAGTGGATGTAG
- a CDS encoding SDR family oxidoreductase: MELNGRVVVVTGGTRGVGAGIARSFLAAGAEVVVCARRPPEEPVAVEGRSASFTAVDLRNPAAVHDFFGSVAARHGRLDCLVNNAGGTPYRLLGEGEAERHARVVELNLIAPMTASVAAYPWLRETRGSIVMIGSVSGTRPSPGTAAYGAAKAGLENLARSMAVEWAPEVRVNSLVLGMVRTELSHLHYGDESGIAAVGATVPLGRLAEPSDVGEAAVFLASGRAAYVSGASLLVHGGGERPAFLDAATANKPNEPNEPNN; encoded by the coding sequence ATGGAGCTCAACGGGAGGGTTGTCGTCGTCACCGGCGGAACCCGGGGCGTCGGCGCCGGGATCGCGCGGTCGTTCCTCGCGGCGGGAGCCGAGGTCGTCGTCTGCGCGCGCCGGCCGCCGGAGGAACCGGTGGCGGTGGAGGGCCGCTCGGCGTCCTTCACCGCCGTCGACCTGCGCAATCCGGCGGCGGTACACGACTTCTTCGGATCGGTCGCCGCCCGCCACGGGCGCCTCGACTGCCTGGTGAACAACGCCGGCGGAACCCCGTACCGGCTGCTCGGGGAGGGCGAGGCCGAGCGTCACGCACGGGTCGTCGAGCTCAATCTGATCGCCCCGATGACCGCCTCGGTCGCCGCGTACCCCTGGCTCCGGGAGACCCGGGGCTCGATCGTCATGATCGGCAGCGTCAGCGGGACCCGGCCCTCGCCGGGCACGGCGGCCTACGGGGCGGCGAAGGCGGGCCTGGAGAACCTGGCCCGCTCCATGGCCGTGGAGTGGGCCCCCGAGGTGCGGGTCAACTCCCTGGTCCTGGGCATGGTGCGGACCGAGCTGTCGCACCTGCACTACGGCGACGAGAGCGGGATCGCCGCCGTCGGCGCGACCGTACCGCTGGGACGGCTGGCGGAGCCCTCGGACGTGGGCGAGGCGGCCGTCTTCCTGGCCTCCGGCCGGGCCGCGTACGTGAGCGGGGCGAGCCTGCTCGTGCACGGGGGCGGCGAACGGCCGGCCTTCCTGGACGCGGCAACCGCGAACAAGCCGAACGAGCCGAACGAGCCGAACAACTAA
- a CDS encoding 2-keto-4-pentenoate hydratase, with amino-acid sequence MLSDRHRLHVAQQLRSAEHGRTPVAPLGARFPGIDTEDAYEIQLLNIRHRLAAGDRVTGHKVGLSSPVMQAMMGVDEPDYGHLLHSMELSEDTLVPAAAYCAPRVEVEVGFVLGADLPGEGCTVADVLAATERVVPALELIDSRIADWRITIADTIADNASSAGYVIGEGRDPRELDLKAVDATLTSGSDTLASGRSDAVLGDPAASVAWLARTVARFGVQLRKGHLILPGSCTRAVDVVAGRTYTAEFTGLGPVSLSFI; translated from the coding sequence ATGCTCTCGGACCGCCACCGGCTCCACGTCGCACAGCAGCTGCGATCCGCCGAGCACGGGCGGACGCCCGTCGCACCGCTCGGCGCCCGTTTCCCCGGGATCGACACCGAGGACGCCTACGAGATCCAGCTCCTCAACATCCGCCACCGCCTCGCCGCCGGCGACCGCGTCACCGGGCACAAGGTCGGGCTTTCGTCCCCGGTCATGCAGGCCATGATGGGCGTCGACGAACCCGACTACGGGCACCTGCTGCACTCCATGGAGCTGTCCGAGGACACCCTGGTGCCCGCCGCCGCGTACTGCGCGCCGCGCGTCGAGGTCGAGGTCGGCTTCGTCCTAGGCGCCGACCTCCCCGGCGAGGGCTGCACCGTCGCCGACGTCCTGGCCGCCACCGAGCGGGTCGTCCCGGCCCTGGAGCTCATCGACAGCCGGATCGCCGACTGGCGGATCACCATCGCCGACACCATCGCCGACAACGCCTCCTCCGCCGGATACGTCATCGGCGAGGGGCGTGACCCGCGCGAACTGGACCTGAAGGCCGTCGACGCCACCCTGACCAGCGGATCCGACACCCTGGCGAGCGGCCGCAGTGACGCCGTGCTCGGCGATCCGGCCGCCTCCGTCGCCTGGCTGGCCCGCACCGTCGCCCGCTTCGGGGTCCAGCTCCGCAAGGGCCACCTCATCCTGCCCGGGTCCTGCACCCGCGCCGTGGACGTGGTCGCCGGGCGGACGTACACCGCCGAGTTCACCGGGCTCGGCCCGGTGTCCCTCTCCTTCATCTGA
- a CDS encoding ferredoxin, with the protein MTPVACGECGAVVLCEKFSPAHTQVQWTEEAAAACPRIAAEVAAGLPSGRVRSCGALRAGIEAAVLAGRLEVPADV; encoded by the coding sequence ATGACGCCCGTCGCCTGCGGGGAGTGCGGCGCGGTGGTGCTGTGCGAGAAGTTCAGCCCCGCCCACACCCAGGTCCAGTGGACCGAGGAGGCCGCCGCGGCCTGTCCGCGCATCGCCGCCGAGGTCGCGGCAGGGCTCCCCAGCGGCCGCGTCCGCTCCTGCGGGGCCCTGCGCGCGGGCATCGAGGCCGCCGTCCTGGCGGGCCGCCTGGAGGTGCCGGCCGATGTCTGA
- a CDS encoding acetaldehyde dehydrogenase (acetylating), whose protein sequence is MTNTLHSKKATAAIVGSGNIGTDLLYKLLRSPHIEPRWMIGVDPASEGLARARRAGLDASHEGVDWLLAQDELPDLVFEATSASVHRANAPRYAELGIKAVDLTPAAVGPAVVPPANLTAHLDRANVNMITCGGQATIPMVYAVSRVVPVAYAEIVASVASVSAGPGTRANIDEFTRTTSRGIEEIGGAARGKAIIILNPADPPVIMRDTVFCAIPADADREAIAASVKQVAEDVAAYVPGYRLRTEPQFDDPSPLNGGTARVAIFLEVEGAGDYLPPYAGNLDIMTAAATKVGEEFAKGLQK, encoded by the coding sequence ATGACGAACACGCTGCATTCGAAGAAGGCGACCGCCGCCATCGTCGGCTCCGGGAACATCGGGACCGACCTGCTCTACAAGCTCCTGCGCTCCCCGCACATAGAACCCCGCTGGATGATCGGCGTGGACCCCGCCAGCGAGGGCCTGGCCCGTGCCCGCCGCGCCGGACTCGACGCCTCCCACGAGGGCGTGGACTGGCTGCTGGCCCAAGACGAGCTGCCGGACCTGGTCTTCGAGGCCACCTCCGCCTCCGTGCACCGCGCCAACGCCCCGCGCTACGCCGAACTCGGCATCAAGGCCGTCGACCTGACCCCCGCCGCAGTCGGCCCCGCCGTCGTCCCGCCCGCGAACCTGACCGCCCACCTCGACCGGGCCAACGTCAACATGATCACCTGCGGCGGCCAGGCCACCATCCCCATGGTGTACGCCGTCTCCCGCGTGGTGCCCGTCGCCTACGCGGAGATCGTCGCCTCGGTGGCCTCCGTCTCGGCCGGCCCCGGCACCCGCGCCAACATCGACGAGTTCACCCGTACCACCTCCCGGGGCATCGAGGAGATCGGCGGCGCCGCCCGCGGCAAGGCCATCATCATCCTCAACCCCGCCGATCCACCGGTGATCATGCGCGACACCGTCTTCTGCGCGATCCCGGCCGACGCCGACCGCGAGGCCATCGCGGCCTCCGTCAAGCAGGTCGCCGAGGACGTGGCCGCGTACGTACCCGGCTACCGGCTGCGCACCGAGCCGCAGTTCGACGACCCCTCCCCGCTCAACGGGGGCACGGCCCGGGTCGCGATCTTCCTGGAGGTGGAGGGCGCAGGCGACTACCTGCCGCCCTACGCCGGAAACCTCGACATCATGACCGCCGCCGCCACCAAGGTCGGCGAGGAGTTCGCGAAGGGGCTGCAGAAGTGA